The Fusobacterium massiliense DNA window TGGAATAAAACCATCACTTTCTACTTTAGCTAAAGCATTAGAAGAAAATAAAGACATACATATTAAAATTGATGGTTATACTGATTTTATAGGTAGTGAAGGATATAACTTAGAATTATCTGTTAAAAGAGCTAGAGCTATAAAAGATTATTTAACATCAAAAGGAGCTATTGAAGATAATATTTCAATAGAAGGTTATGGAGAACAAAATCCAACTGCTGATAATAGCACTGAAACTGGAAGAGCTAGAAATAGAAGAGTTGAATTTATTATCTCTAGAGGATAAAATATAAAAACAAATTATAGCTCCAGAACAGAAATGAATATATTTCATAAAGCTGGGGCTTTTTTGATACAACAAATTAGCTTTATTTAAAAATTTAGGAGGAAATATGTTAGCAAAAAGGTATACAGGGAAGAAATTAATCGATAATATTTTTACAACAAGTAGGAAAGCTAAACAAGCCATTGCAAAGTTTGGTAAGGAAAATGTTATAAATGCAACAATAGGGTCTCTGTATAATGAAGATGAAAAATTAGCAGTTTATAGTGTAGTGGAAGAAGTTTATAGAAATTTAGCTCCTGAAGACTTATATGCTTATTCTACAAATGTTATAGGAGAAGATGAATATCTTGAAGAAGTTATAAAAACTTTATTTTCTGAAAATTATACTGAAGAAATGAAAGGTATGCATATAGCTTCTATTGCTACTCTTGGTGGTACTGGTGCTATATCAAACACTATAAAAAACTACATGGATACTGGAGATAAAGTTTTATTGCCTAATTGGATGTGGGGAACTTATAAAAATATCGCTATTGAAAATGGTGGAAATTTCGAAACTTATGAACTTTTTAATGAAAAGAGAGGTTTTAATTTTGATAATTTTAAAACTAAAATTTTAGAACTTGCTAAAACTCAAACAAATGTAGTTGTAATCATAAATGAGCCTAGTCATAATCCAACAGGATTTAGAATGACTTATGAAGAATGGGAAAATTTATATAGTTTCTTTAAAACAATAAAAGATACTAATATAATTTTAATAAGAGATGTTGCTTATTTTGAATATGATGATAGATCAGAAGAAGAAAATAATAAAATTAAGGCTTTACTTTTAGATTTACCTAAAAATATCCTTGTTATTTATGCTTTCAGTTTATCTAAATCTTTATCTATCTACGGTATGAGAATGGGGGCTCAAATTGCTGTCTCTACTGATGCAGAAGTTATCCAAGAATTTAAAGATGCTACTTCATTTTCTTGTAGAACAACTTGGTCTAATGCTCCTAAAGGTGCTATGAAGTTATTCTCAACTATAATGAAAACTCCTGAACTAAAAGAAAGATTTCTAAAAGAAAAACAAGAATATATGAATCTATTAAATGAAAGAGCTAATATTTTCTTAAATGAAGCTAATGAAATTGGACTAGAATATTTACCTTATAAAAGTGGATTTTTTATCACTTTACCTGTGGGTGAAATAGTAGATAAGGTAATAGAAGATTTAGAAGAAAAAAATATATTTGTTATAAAATTTGACACAGGTATAAGAATAGGTTTATGTAGTGTTCCAAAAGTAAAAATAAATGGTCTTGCAAAAAAATTAAAAGATTCTATTGATAAATTTAA harbors:
- a CDS encoding OmpA family protein, with product MKKLIILGLLGILATACSSTKSYDNIKSLGVDSNSDYSLEDTGSQKKKLEDIIVFNEKGVSIRREGNNLILSMPELILFDFDKYAIKDGIKPSLSTLAKALEENKDIHIKIDGYTDFIGSEGYNLELSVKRARAIKDYLTSKGAIEDNISIEGYGEQNPTADNSTETGRARNRRVEFIISRG
- a CDS encoding pyridoxal phosphate-dependent aminotransferase produces the protein MLAKRYTGKKLIDNIFTTSRKAKQAIAKFGKENVINATIGSLYNEDEKLAVYSVVEEVYRNLAPEDLYAYSTNVIGEDEYLEEVIKTLFSENYTEEMKGMHIASIATLGGTGAISNTIKNYMDTGDKVLLPNWMWGTYKNIAIENGGNFETYELFNEKRGFNFDNFKTKILELAKTQTNVVVIINEPSHNPTGFRMTYEEWENLYSFFKTIKDTNIILIRDVAYFEYDDRSEEENNKIKALLLDLPKNILVIYAFSLSKSLSIYGMRMGAQIAVSTDAEVIQEFKDATSFSCRTTWSNAPKGAMKLFSTIMKTPELKERFLKEKQEYMNLLNERANIFLNEANEIGLEYLPYKSGFFITLPVGEIVDKVIEDLEEKNIFVIKFDTGIRIGLCSVPKVKINGLAKKLKDSIDKFKK